A stretch of the Lagenorhynchus albirostris chromosome 21, mLagAlb1.1, whole genome shotgun sequence genome encodes the following:
- the LOC132512792 gene encoding LOW QUALITY PROTEIN: dnaJ homolog subfamily C member 14-like (The sequence of the model RefSeq protein was modified relative to this genomic sequence to represent the inferred CDS: inserted 2 bases in 2 codons; deleted 1 base in 1 codon) has product MNENQNSWCGVNWRRSRGWGLLSSSPWLSTHLLEGEELPPLFGLRTYHDGCDLKSSGSPGVTARKHPREGGLCGAHHSGGXSLRTLGPSVDPEILAFSGLRDSAGPAHNGTRRLTAHSSPKYTQCPNPAHWSDPSHGPPRGPPVPRDGEDPAQSEASSEESGVGQELSRENEAGYQEDGNPAFLSIPSACNCQGTPEGPCSEGGDSSSSNFCHHCTSPALGEDEELQEECDEEEPLKFPSGFSCVPSGRKPALRRQRHRVPAREGTWEGGRRDPRSPGRHRLGRNRSRAGKRRGLGVWVRQLGQAGFWWLIELLVLXGEYVETCGRLIYARRQLKGSDLDLFWVWVGVWAGRLGVGAQVMSQFPSQGFCYGAALFTRFLRLLGALLLPALALFWGCLQLGWRFLVGLRDRLGRTGKATWLFSWLASPTWQRCLILLRDSRPWQQLVRIVQWGWLELPWVKQRTNRQGNAPVASGRYCQPEEEVARLWTMAGLPEDELKPFHVLGVEATASDVELKKAYRQPAVMVHPDKDNHPRAEEALKVLRAAWDIVSDPERQKEYEMKRMAENELSRSVNEFLSKLQDDLKEAMNTVVCSRCQGKHRRFETDQEPESSRYCAECNRLHPAEEGDFGAESSMLGLKITCFALMARKVYDITDWAGCQHVGISPDPRRVPHHISFGSRMPGTSGWQRATPGAPPADLQDFLSHIFQVPPGQMSKGNFFTAPQLGPGTTAASKPNSTVPKGEAKPKRRKKVRMPFQH; this is encoded by the exons ATGAATGAGAATCAAAACTCCTGGTGTGGAGTGAACTGGAGGcggagccgggggtgggggctgcTCTCTAGCTCCCCCTGGCTCTCCACCCACCTGCTCGAGGGGGAGGAGTTACCTCCGCTCTTCGGCCTCAGAACTTACCATGATGGCTGTGACCTAAAATCCTCAGGAAGCCCTGGGGTCACGGCCCGGAAGCACCCCAGAGAAGGAGGGTTGTGTGGAGCCCACCACAGTGGTG GCTCCCTCAGGACTTTAGGACCCTCTGTGGACCCTGAAATACTTGCATTCTCAGGACTCAGGGACTCGGCTGGGCCTGCTCACAATGGTACCCGCCGCCTCACAGCGCACTCTAGTCCTAAGTACACACAGTGCCCAAATCCGGCCCACTGGTCAGATCCAAGCCACGGCCCTCCAAGGGGTCCA CCCGTCCCTAGGGATGGAGAGGACCCTGCTCAGAGTGAGGCATCTTCAGAAGAGTCAGGAGTGGGCCAGGAACTCTCAAGAGAGAATGAGGCTGGGTACCAGGAGGATGGGAACCctgcttttctttccattccaTCTGCTTGTAACTGCCAGGGAACCCCTGAAGGGCCTTGTTCTGAGGGAGGAGACAGCTCTTCTAGCAACTTTTGCCACCACTGTACCTCTCCGGCTTTGGGGGAAGATGAAGAGTTGCAAGAGGAATGTGATGAGGAGGAACCTCTTAAGTTTCCCAGTGGTTTTTCATGTGTGCCCAGTGGAAGGAAACCTGCGCTCCGGAGACAACGGCACCGCGTTCCAGCCAGGGAGGGTACTTGGGAGGGTGGACGCAGAGATCCCAGATCCCCTGGTCGACATCGGCTGGGCCGGAACCGGAGTCGGGCAGGTAAGCGCAGAGGACTGGGAGTGTGGGTGCGTCAGCTTGGACAGGCAGGCTTCTGGTGGCTGATCGAACTGCTGGTAT GTGGGGAGTACGTGGAAACTTGTGGCCGTCTCATCTATGCACGCAGGCAGCTGAAAGGCAGTGATCTGGACCTTTTTTGGGTCTGGGTGGGAGTCTGGGCAGGGCGGCTGGGGGTCGGGGCCCAGGTGATGTCCCAGTTTCCGAGCCAAGGGTTTTGCTATGGGGCAGCGCTGTTCACCCGTTTTCTTAGGCTACTGGGTGCTTTGCTGCTCCCGGCTCTGGCCCTTTTTTGGGGCTGTCTGCAGTTGGGCTGGCGGTTTCTGGTGGGACTGAGAGATCGGTTAGGCCGGACGGGTAAAGCCACCTGGCTCTTCTCTTGGCTGGCTTCTCCCACCTGGCAGCGGTGCCTGATTCTGCTGAGAGACAGCAGGCCGTGGCAGCAGCTGGTAAGAATAGTTCAGTGGGGTTGGCTGGAGTTGCCTTGGGTCAAGCAGAGGACCAACAGGCAGGGGAATGCGCCTGTAGCTAGTGGTCGCTACTGCCAGCCTGAAGAGGAAGTGGCTCGACTGTGGACCATGGCTGGGCTTCCTGAGGATGAGCTAAAGCCTTTCCATGTGCTGGGGGTTGAAGCCACAGCATCAGACGTTGAACTGAAGAAGGCCTATAGGCAGCCGGCAGTGATGGTTCATCCTGACAAAGATAATCATCCCCGGGCTGAGGAGGCCCTCAAGGTTCTGCGGGCAGCCTGGGACATTGTCAGCGACCCTGAAAGGCAGAAGGAATATGAGATGAAGCGAATGGCAGAGAATGAGCTGAGCCGGTCAGTGAATGAGTTTCTGTCCAAGCTGCAGGATGACCTCAAAGAAGCAATGAATACTGTGGTGTGCAGCCGATGCCAGGGAAAGCATAGGAGGTTTGAAACGGACCAGGAACCTGAGAGTTCCAGGTACTGCGCTGAGTGTAACAGGCTGCATCCTGCTGAGGAAGGAGACTTTGGGGCAGAGTCGAGCATGTTGGGCCTCAAGATCACCTGCTTTGCGCTGATGGCTAGAAAGGTGTATGACATCACAGATTGGGCTGGATGCCAGCATGTGGGAATCTCCCCAGATCCCCGCCGGGTCCCCCATCACATCTCATTTGGTTCACGGATGCCAGGCACCAGTGGGTGGCAGAGAGCTACCCCAGGTGCCCCTCCTGCTGACCTTCAGGATTTCTTGAGCCACATCTTTCAAGTACCCCCAGGCCAGATGTCCAAAGGGAACTTCTTTACAGCTCCTCAGCTGGGCCCTGGGACCACTGCAGCCTCCAAGCCCAACAGCACAGTACCCAAGGGAGAAGCCAAACCGAAGCGGCGGAAGAAAGTGAGGATGCCCTTCCAACATTGA